The nucleotide window TTCAGTTCCCCCTTCATCTCGGCCAACTCCAAGTCCTCGACCAAATCCAAGGCAGTGCGAAACAACACCTTGTAGCCACTGGCCACGGCCTTGTGGCCAATGCCAATGGCCAGGTGGGTCTTGCCAACGCCGGGAGGGCCAATGAATATGATGTTCTCTCGATTGTCAATGAAGCTGAAATCCAGCAATGTGTTGACTTGGCGCTTGCTGATCGTCGTCTGGTGACGGTAATCAAACCCCTCCAGGTATTTGCCGGTAGGCAGTCCCGATGCACGGCGGTGCCGTTCAATACGTGTGCTTGCACGCTCGGCCAGTTCGTGCTCGGCTAGCAGGTGGGCAAAGTCCAGGTAGGATAGTTCTCCCGCCTCGGCCCGGGCGACCAGATCCACTAGGTTGTGGCCAATCGCATTCAGGCGCAGGGCACGATACTGGGTGCGGGCTATCTCAAGCGCACTCATGGTCCACCTCCTGGCCACCCGGTTGGCCAACCTGGGCGTAGACGGTCAGATCCAGCGGCTCAGCCCCATCCGCTCTGGACTCCCACAATGCGCCAGTGCGCCCACGGGCATGTGCCGATGCACTGGCTTGCAGATAACGCTCCAGCTGTGTGGCCGTCATACTTGGCCGACGAGCTAGTGCGGCAATCAGCCCGGCGTCTGTCTTCGCGTATACGCGAAGCATCTTGCAGACAGCCACCAACTGGTCTTTATAGATCCGTGGCGATGTATGCTTCAGGGTCGCGCACAGGGCCTGAGCATCCGGCGATGGAATCAGGGTGGCAATCTCCTGCTCCAAGTCAGTGATGCGTTGTGCATGGTCGCGGTAATGGTGATTGTTCTTGGCGATTTGTCCGCGCCCGACGCATAGGGTATGGGTGGCGATCACAGAACCAGATTCCAGGTCTGTAATAACTAGGCCACCATCTTGCTCGACCACGCCCACATAGGCCCGCTGCCAGGCCAGCGGGACAGAATATTTGTTGGACTGCCACGAGATCAGCCCCGTCTTGTCTGCCCGGCGGCGCTGCCAGACAGCCGACTGGGTGGTCAAGTCAAATGATGGGTTGTAAGGGCGCAAATGCTTGCGCTCTTCCTTCTCAAAAAGTTCACGCGGAATCTGTCCTGTGGTGCCATGCAGCCGGGCATTGGCTACGTCCTCCAACCATTGGGCGAGGTGTTCGCGCAGCGCCTGCTCGCTGGCAAACTCCTCGCCATATAGGCAGTCCGTCTTGACGTACTTGACGCCTGCCTCGACCTTGCCCTTGCTCTCGGGGTCATAGCCCTCGCAGGCATGGATACGAAACCGGGCATGGGTGGCGTATTCATAGAAACGCGCGTTGACAGTCAGTTCGCGGTAGCGCTCGTCGATAACCACCAGCTTGGTCTGATCATAGATGCACTCCTCTGGTACCCCGCCAAAGTAGCGCATCGCTTGGTCATGCAGTTCGATGAAGGCTGCTGTATCGAGCGCCTTGAACGCCAGCCCCACATACAGCAGCCGTGAATACGACAGGACAAACACTACAAAGTGCACCGTGCGTGCCTGGCCGCCAATCAGCACCTCGCGCAGTTCACCCGGGTCCACCTGGCACTGCACGCCAGGCACCGTCTGTAAAACCGGCTCGTAATAGCGCAGTTGCCCGCAGGCGACCTGTTGCTTCAGGTCCTGTACATAACGCCGGATGCTGCGATCTGATACAGCCAAATCGCCAACCTTCGCGCGCAGGCGTCGGGCAAGCTTCACTGCCGTGAGCTTCGGATAACGCTTCAGTTCAATGGCCAGGTAATCCCGGTAGGTATCGAGCGATTTGCTGCGTGACTGATAGGCTTGCTTGTCACTGATCTGCGTCTCGTCCATCTGCAGGTACTTACGCACCGTGTTGCGCGAGATCCCCAGCTCGGCGCTGATGGCCCGTATCGACATCCCGTGACCCTGATCGTACATCCCTTTTATCTTGTGAATCACAACCCACTCCTTCATCTGTGCGCTCCTTCCTACCTGCCATTGCGGGGTCGGAACGCTATACGGTTTGTGGCCTCATGGCCACCCGGGAGGTGGGTCAAAATTATTGGCCATTAGTGGGTCATTTTATTTGGCCATTAACAACCGGCCCAACCAGGTCTGGGCTACCGACATCAGTTATATTCCGCTGGCACACGGCTTCATGTATCTGACAGCGGTCATCGACTGGGCGACGCGCAAAGTCCTGTCATGGCGCGTCTCGAACACCATGGAGACGTCGTTTTGCGTGGATGCCCTCGAAGAGGCGTTACATCGTTATGGCACGCCGGAAATTTTCAACACGGATCAAGGCTCGCAGTTCACCAGCGACGAATTCACGGGTGTTCTCAAAGACTACGGGGTGAAGATCAGCATGGATGGACGCCGCCGCTGCTATGACAATATCTTCGTGGAGCGGCTCTGGCGCTCGGTAAAATACGAATGCGTCTACCTGAACGCCTTCGAGGATGGACGGGAGCTGCGCCGCGCACTCTCGAGCTATTTCGACTGATACAACAAAGAGCGCCCGCACAAAGCGCTGGATAGGAAAAGTCCAGATGATGTGTATTTTGCCGGTGGGCAGAATCTGTTGGTAGCCTGAGCCAGAAACTATGGATCAGAGCTTACGAACCCCTTCAGGCTGTCTGATGAAAGGGGGCCACTTCAGTGCTCTCGTCGTACTTCAAGCCAAAGACACACCCGGAGATTGCCTGATCTGATGCTGCAGTGATCAGACGCCCCTGTTGCCCAGGGCTAAGATCAGTAAAATTTCCTATAATTTCGAACTTACGATCTGCGCCGCCAAACCGAATATCCGTAGGCTCACAGTACAACTCACGCCGACCGCCGAGAGGCATGGTCAACAAGCGGATGGCATCTATCGCATTGCTCTTGCCGCCATTGTTCTCCCCAACCAGAATCGTCAAGTCTCTACAAAGCGGAATTTCCGCATGCTCAAAAGATCGAAAATTCTCCAGTGTGAGTTTCTCGAAATACATCGCTTCCTCATGTTTGCCTAAGCTCACCAATGATATATGAGCATTGAAACAAGCATTCATCGAAATCAATGCTCATTTGCATGCTCGAACGCATAGAAACCATCATTGCTTGAATACATATCGGGCTCCTTGGCCCCGCCCCGGCGGCTGCACGCCTGGGTTTTCCTGGCGAAGCTCCGCCATCAAGCGATACACCTGGTTGCGGTCGAAGTGCGTGATCTGCCGGATTTCCTGGTTGCTCAAACCGGGCTCGCCCCGCTTGACACGCTCCATCAGGATGCTGAGCACACGAACCTTGGCCGCGTCCCAATCGATACGACGACGTTTTTCGCTCTGCCCATCGCCCGTCAATCGGCGATACAGCGCCGGTGACAGACACCAATAAGTCCCCCTGCCCGTGCCCCCATGCTCGACATAGTCATTGGACTCCATCCCGGACAAACGTTCCCGGATTTCGGCTTCACTACGCTGGCACAAAACTGCAGCCGCTGCGGTATCTACCTCGGGATGCTGGCGCAAGTGGCCCAATAACAGCAGTTCATCCACGCCCAGAATATGGCCTTTCTCCGCTTCTTCGGCGACAAAAAGGCGCATGGCAGCATCGAACTCCCGCTTGGCAAAACTGACCAGTACAGAATCACCGATCTCACGAATCACCGGTGGCTCCTTGCCTTCCACTAGCAACGATGAAAACATTCGGTTGATGCCGAGATTGCTGCGGTTGACCAAACGCAAACG belongs to Castellaniella sp. and includes:
- the istB gene encoding IS21-like element helper ATPase IstB, translating into MSALEIARTQYRALRLNAIGHNLVDLVARAEAGELSYLDFAHLLAEHELAERASTRIERHRRASGLPTGKYLEGFDYRHQTTISKRQVNTLLDFSFIDNRENIIFIGPPGVGKTHLAIGIGHKAVASGYKVLFRTALDLVEDLELAEMKGELKKRINQLAKFDLLVIDELGYLPMTPQARFNLFQLVNTLYEYRSIILTTNKGFADWGAFFHHDNVAIPIIDRIIHHSNVFMLGGESYRLRQKMPE
- the istA gene encoding IS21 family transposase, which codes for MIHKIKGMYDQGHGMSIRAISAELGISRNTVRKYLQMDETQISDKQAYQSRSKSLDTYRDYLAIELKRYPKLTAVKLARRLRAKVGDLAVSDRSIRRYVQDLKQQVACGQLRYYEPVLQTVPGVQCQVDPGELREVLIGGQARTVHFVVFVLSYSRLLYVGLAFKALDTAAFIELHDQAMRYFGGVPEECIYDQTKLVVIDERYRELTVNARFYEYATHARFRIHACEGYDPESKGKVEAGVKYVKTDCLYGEEFASEQALREHLAQWLEDVANARLHGTTGQIPRELFEKEERKHLRPYNPSFDLTTQSAVWQRRRADKTGLISWQSNKYSVPLAWQRAYVGVVEQDGGLVITDLESGSVIATHTLCVGRGQIAKNNHHYRDHAQRITDLEQEIATLIPSPDAQALCATLKHTSPRIYKDQLVAVCKMLRVYAKTDAGLIAALARRPSMTATQLERYLQASASAHARGRTGALWESRADGAEPLDLTVYAQVGQPGGQEVDHECA
- a CDS encoding AAA family ATPase, which encodes MNACFNAHISLVSLGKHEEAMYFEKLTLENFRSFEHAEIPLCRDLTILVGENNGGKSNAIDAIRLLTMPLGGRRELYCEPTDIRFGGADRKFEIIGNFTDLSPGQQGRLITAASDQAISGCVFGLKYDESTEVAPFHQTA